A stretch of the Aegilops tauschii subsp. strangulata cultivar AL8/78 chromosome 4, Aet v6.0, whole genome shotgun sequence genome encodes the following:
- the LOC120962611 gene encoding uncharacterized protein: MTMAARRTSREGNCGGGGGVRQYNRSKVPRLRWTSALHRCFVHAIHSLGGHDRATPKRVLQVMGVGGLTISHVKSHLQMYRNMRNDLGMQGMQQAGQQSGQEEHTRATGGGTEVCTDDDEECRVPGYGSPKPRKESTTLPLHPQLKRRAGASETVTREEVSASPTSLLRVKRGRGICEGRDGGGSYDVRHVAVLPLTCGPVGNLAHMSAAQWHTAHGRGAASGRDMESSSHAPAAAGGQYHVHMDMMQAHAVLQAPPMAAARLVEPRPSMPLGMKQKQKHRREPWMPTARLHRGGDGELGAAASTLKFLGFLVAPGRHPPRPRAACCDGYPIEVGTPPNRAAAYTASRTDGVRPCRLQPPGNVVDAGFTNLTLAGERDGGYSLSLALALCPAGGGGAKSSLLSSSTASSSSSSSGSRISLDLSLSTLDS, translated from the exons ATGACCATGGCGGCTAGAAGAACCAGCAGGGAGGGgaactgcggcggcggcggcggggtgaggcaGTACAACCGGTCCAAGGTGCCGCGCCTCCGGTGGACGAGCGCCCTGCACCGCTGCTTCGTCCACGCCATTCACAGCCTCGGAGGCCACGACA GGGCGACGCCGAAGCGGGTGCTGCAGGTGATGGGGGTTGGAGGGCTCACCATTTCTCATGTCAAAAGCCATCTGCAG ATGTACAGGAACATGAGGAATGATCTTGGAATGCAAG GGATGCAGCAAGCAGGGCAACAGTCGGGCCAGGAGGAGCACACACGCGCAACAGGAGGAGGCACCGAAGTCTGCACCGACGATGATGAGGAGTGCCGTGTCCCCGGCTACGGCTCGCCAAAGCCTAGAAAGGAGTCGACGACGCTGCCGCTCCACCCGCAACTGAAAAG GAGGGCAGGGGCATCTGAGACGGTGACAAGGGAGGAGGTGAGCGCGAGCCCCACGAGCCTGCTGAGAGTGAAAAGAGGACGAGGAATATGCGAGGGTAGGGACGGAGGAGGATCCTATGACGTTCGGCACGTTGCAGTTCTACCATTGACATGTGGGCCCGTTGGGAacttggcccacatgtcagcggCCCAATGGCACACAgcgcacggcagaggagccgcttccggGAGGGACATGGAGTCGTCCAGCCACGCACCGGCGGCAGCAGGTGGCCAATACCACGTGCATATGGATATGATGCAGGCGCATGCCGTGCTTCAAGCGCCGCCCATGGCCGCGGCTCGCTTGGTGGAGCCCCGCCCTTCGATGCCGCTGGGAATGAAGCAGAAGCAGAAGCATCGGCGAGAGCCCTGGATGCCTACAGCAAGGTTGCACCGCGGCGGCGATGGCGAACTCGGCGCCGCCGCCTCCACGCTCAAATTCTTGGGGTTCCTGGTGGCTCCGGGGCGTCATCCTCCCCGTCCCCGTGCTGCCTGCTGCGATGGCTACCCTATTGAG GTCGGCACGCCTCCTAACCGCGCCGCCGCATACACGGCCAGCCGCACCGACGGTGTCCGTCCGTGCAGACTCCAGCCGCCAGGCAACGTCGTCGACGCCGGATTCACGAATCTGACTCTGGCCGGTGAACGCGACGGTGGCTACTCGCTGTCGCTAGCGCTGGCCCTGTGCCCGGCCGGGGGCGGTGGCGCCAAGAGCAGCCTGCTCTCGTCGTCgacagcgtcgtcgtcgtcgtcgtcatcgggGAGTCGGATCAGCCTCGACCTGTCGCTGTCCACGCTCGACTCGTAG